The following proteins are encoded in a genomic region of Reichenbachiella sp.:
- a CDS encoding restriction endonuclease, which produces MVITKYTGDKEEFSEEKLISGLESSGIEQPAVTFILSEIKKVLYEGIHTKRIYQEVRRLLLKYSNEYASKYRLKQAILELGPSGYPFEAYVGSIFEAIGYETQTNVIVAGKCVHHEVDVVAEKDDHHFMIECKFHNRHGSKTDVKVPLYIQSRFNDVEFSWRRKSGRRDKFHQGWVVTNARFTSDAIAFGECAGLKMLSWDYPENESLKVLISSYGLHPITCLSSLTREDKKRLLKKGIVLCRTICDQPDILLQIGFEYSKVRKVVREGKQVCKVGVKVGNNLTSKN; this is translated from the coding sequence ATGGTCATTACAAAATACACAGGAGACAAAGAAGAGTTTTCTGAAGAAAAACTCATCAGTGGATTAGAGAGTTCGGGGATAGAACAGCCAGCAGTTACTTTTATTTTGAGTGAAATCAAGAAAGTACTTTACGAAGGTATCCATACAAAAAGAATCTACCAGGAAGTCCGTAGATTATTACTAAAATACTCCAATGAGTATGCGTCAAAGTATCGACTAAAGCAGGCAATACTAGAGCTTGGCCCTAGCGGATACCCCTTTGAAGCCTATGTGGGTTCCATCTTCGAAGCTATCGGGTATGAGACCCAAACCAATGTAATTGTAGCGGGTAAGTGTGTACATCACGAAGTGGATGTAGTGGCAGAAAAGGATGATCATCACTTTATGATCGAGTGTAAATTTCACAACCGGCATGGTTCCAAAACAGACGTAAAAGTCCCCTTGTACATCCAGTCCAGGTTTAATGATGTAGAATTTAGTTGGAGAAGAAAATCTGGGCGTAGAGACAAATTTCATCAAGGATGGGTGGTAACCAATGCTCGATTTACTTCGGATGCTATTGCTTTCGGAGAATGTGCTGGCCTGAAAATGCTAAGTTGGGACTATCCCGAAAATGAAAGCCTTAAAGTACTTATCTCTTCCTATGGACTGCACCCTATTACATGCTTATCATCGCTAACCAGAGAGGATAAAAAACGCTTATTAAAGAAAGGCATTGTCCTTTGCCGAACAATATGCGATCAGCCTGATATCCTCTTACAAATTGGATTCGAATACAGCAAAGTTCGAAAAGTAGTCCGCGAAGGAAAGCAGGTGTGTAAAGTTGGTGTGAAAGTCGGCAATAACTTAACTTCCAAAAATTGA
- a CDS encoding cytochrome c, translating to MEVKKVRYFLILVALGFSYGGYTQEVDGSGIFATNCAACHTIGQGQLVGPDLKGVSDKYEKPWITRFIRESQTMVEEGDEKAVAVFNAYSMIPMPSTPLSDEQIDALLDHIAKVSKGEPEPEPIVVEKKVTTPAKTQERVRPKIPDDQRAATRKAIMTGFWIAFAAISLMGIGIWWATR from the coding sequence ATGGAAGTAAAAAAGGTACGTTACTTTCTGATCTTGGTGGCACTAGGTTTTAGCTATGGAGGTTACACTCAGGAAGTAGACGGGTCGGGCATATTTGCTACCAACTGTGCAGCTTGCCATACTATTGGCCAAGGCCAGTTGGTAGGGCCTGATCTGAAAGGAGTAAGCGACAAATATGAAAAGCCATGGATCACGCGATTCATTCGTGAATCCCAAACCATGGTGGAAGAGGGCGATGAAAAAGCAGTAGCTGTTTTTAATGCGTATAGCATGATACCCATGCCTTCTACGCCTCTGAGCGATGAACAAATTGATGCATTATTGGATCATATCGCTAAGGTAAGTAAAGGAGAACCTGAGCCTGAACCTATAGTTGTCGAGAAAAAAGTTACTACTCCTGCAAAGACACAAGAAAGAGTTCGCCCAAAAATACCGGATGATCAAAGAGCTGCCACAAGAAAAGCTATAATGACTGGCTTTTGGATTGCATTTGCTGCCATATCACTCATGGGTATTGGTATTTGGTGGGCAACCAGATAA
- a CDS encoding cytochrome c — protein sequence MKSALIIVFLMALGTAQDAWKAPPEADKLKNPLVGKEEAIKGGKKIFATMCAICHGEKGKGDGIAGAALNPKPTNFTNTAFHSQSDGAIFWKITEGRAPMAAYKATLSEEKRWQLVSYIRTLKQ from the coding sequence ATGAAAAGTGCACTAATAATTGTTTTTTTAATGGCTTTGGGAACCGCACAGGATGCATGGAAAGCTCCACCGGAAGCTGATAAACTGAAAAACCCTTTGGTTGGAAAAGAAGAGGCAATAAAAGGTGGCAAAAAGATCTTTGCCACCATGTGTGCCATTTGTCATGGTGAAAAAGGAAAGGGAGATGGAATTGCCGGTGCAGCGCTCAATCCCAAACCAACCAATTTTACGAACACCGCTTTTCATTCGCAAAGCGATGGAGCCATCTTTTGGAAAATCACAGAAGGCCGTGCTCCTATGGCAGCATACAAGGCTACTCTTTCAGAGGAAAAAAGATGGCAGTTGGTTAGCTACATAAGAACTCTAAAACAATAA